The DNA segment ATAAGCTAAAGCAATTACATCATCCTGACTATAGCCGCCATCAACACCCAAGGTATGAAGTTCCATCAATTCACGGGCATAATTTTCATTAATACCGCGAAATCTCCCCTTTGCACCCGGACTATTGGGGGCAGTATTGCGCCAGTTATCTAAATAAACCAACATTGCCGGATGATGAACTGTTGCGGCTAGCAAATCCCGAAAACGACCCAGGGCATAAGGTCGAATGGCTTGCTGTTCATAGGCACCAACCCAGAATTTAATATCTTCTTTTCTGGCAAAAACATTAAAGTGATTAAACCAAAAGTTTACCATTACTTCTTGCAATTGCCGAGGACTGGCGATCGCACGCAGTAATCGCGCCTGTATTGCTTGCTGTAAGGGTTGTTTAGCTTTTTGGCGAGCTTGCTGACGTTCCTCCTCTGAACGCTGTTTTTGGCGGCGAGGTTTATACTGTCTGAGTAATTGAACTGGAGTCAGTTTTAGAGTACGCCATTGATTAAGCTGGCGAGTTATTTGCGGAGGTTCGGGAATGGAGTCTGGCGAAAGTTGAGATTGAATATAAGCCTCAATCCCCATCGATTGGATTTGTTCAATATCACCGGGACGAACACCAAAACTGAGACGATTTAGAATATGGAGAGATTTCGTCATTTGTCTTATGTCTTATGTCTTATGTTGATTAGGAAATCTCTACCTCATCTCCCCCAGCTCCCCCATCTCCCAGACGCGCCATGGCACGTCTCTACATTGCTCCCCCATCTCCCCTATGAAGCTACACGATTATTCTCCAAGGCGACAAAATTATCCGCTGGGCGCACTTGTTGCAGCAGATTTTGCAAATTTTCCCCTTCAATCACCTCCGTTGCTAATATCTGTTGTGCAATTTCTTCGAGTAAATCGCGATTGTGATTGAGAATCGCTAAGGCTTTCTGATGAGAGTTTTCCACAATTTCTCGCACTTCCACATCAATCGCTTTTGCCGTTTCATCACTCATACTCCGGCGTATATTTCCGCCACTATTGCCCAAAAAACTATTGCCTTGAGCCTGATTATACGCCAAAGGACCCAAAACTTTACTCATGCCATAAGTTGTGACCATGCGTTCAGCTAACTCTGTGGCGCGTTGCAAATCATTCGCCGCCCCTGTGGTGATATTACCAAAGACAATTTCTTCAGCGGCGCGTCCTCCTAATAGGGTGGCAATATCGCCGCGAAGTTCCGCTTCATTCATCAAAAAACGGTCTTCTGTGGGGAGTTGCAGTGTATATCCCAACGCAGACATTCCCCGTGGCACAATGGAAATCTTCGCGACTTTACCACTCCCTGGCATTAACGCACCCACTAAAGCATGACCAACTTCGTGATAAGCGACAATCTTTTTCTCGACATCGCTGAGAACCCGGCTTTTCTTCTCCAACCCCGCCACGACTCGTTCAATGGCTTCGGCAAAGTCGGCTTGAGCAATGGTATCTTGTCGCTTGCGGGCGGCTAATAAGGCGGCTTCATTGACTAGATTGGCTAAATCCGCCCCAGCAAACCCAGGTGTCCGAGTTGCGATCGCGTGCAGATCCACATCCTCGCCTAATTTGACTTTTTGGGCATAAATGCTTAAAATTTCTTTACGTCCAGCTAAATCAGGACGGTCAACCAATACCTGACGGTCAAAGCGTCCTGGACGTAACAAGGCACGATCTAAGCTTTCGGGGCGGTTTGTCGCGGCGAGGACAATCACCGTCGCATCGCCAGCCGCAAAGCCATCCATTTCTGTAAGCAACTGGTTGAGCGTTTGTTCCCGTTCATCATTTCCGCCACTATGGAAATTCCCACTACTCCGAGATTTGCCGATCGCATCCAATTCATCAATAAAAATAATACAGGGTGCCTTCTTTTTTGCCTGATCAAACAAATCCCGCACCCGCGCCGCACCGGTTCCCACAAATAGTTCCACAAACTCCGAAGCAGAAATACTAAAGAAGGGAACCTCGGCTTCCCCAGCTACCGCTTTTGCCAAGAGTGTCTTCCCCGTTCCTGGAGGTCCCACCAGCAGTACCCCTTTAGGGATTCGCGCCCCAATTGCGGTAAAGCGATCGGGGTTTTGCAGGAATTCGACAATTTCCACTAATTCTGTCTTGGCTTCCTCCGCCCCCGCGACATTAGCAAAGGTAATTTTAGCCGATTCTCCTTCTACATAAACCTTTGCCTTACTTTTACTAAACGAAAGCGCACCTTCAGCGTCTCTGTCATTGCGGCGCAGGAAAAACTGAAAGGCGGCAACGAGGATTAGCGGCGGAACCACCCAACTTAACAGACTCAGTAACCAACCATTTTTGGGAGGAGGCGCAGCAAAAAATTCAATCTCTTGTTCCTGAAGCGTGTTCACCAAGTCTGGATCATAAACCCGGAGTGTGGCATAGATTTGTCCTTGTTGCTCATCTTGGTTGAGCAGTTCATCGGTTGGGTTGAGCGGATCGTCAGATGGTGAATTTAACGGATTGTCGGGTGTGTCCAGATCCGGTTCTACTTCTGTGTCTAGGGGCGGTTCTGGCGTTTCCAGCAAGTCTTGAGTGGCTTGGAGAGGATCTTGAGTGGCTTGCAGCAAGTCTTGAGTCGCCTTCAGGGGATCTTGAGTGGGCTTAAGCTGATAAATCACTTGGTCTTCCCCCACCGAAACCCNNNNNNNNNNNNNNNNNNNNNNNNNNNNNNNNNNNNNNNNNNNNNNNNNNNNNNNNNNNNNNNNNNNNNNNNNNNNNNNNNNNNNNNNNNNNNNNNNNNNNNNNNNNNNNNNNNNNNNNNNNNNNNNNNNNNNNNNNNNNNNNNNNNNNNNNNNNNNNNNNNNNNNNNNNNNNNNNNNNNNNNNNNNNNNNNNNNNNNNNNNNNNNNNNNNNNNNNNNNNNNNNNNNNNNNNNNNNNNNNNNNNNNNNNNNNNNNNNNNNNNNNNNNNNNNNNNNNNNNNNNNNNNNNNNNNNNNNNNNNNNNNNNNNNNNNNNNNNNNNNNNNNNNNNNNNNNNNNNNNNNNNNNNNNNNNNNNNNNNNNNNNNNNNNNNNNNNNNNNNNNNNNNNNNNNNNNNNNNNNNNNNNNNNNNNNNNNNNNNNNNNNNNNNNNNNNNNNNNNNNNNNNNNNNNNNNNNNNNNNNNNNNNNNNNNNNNNNNNNNNNNNNNNNNNNNNNNNNNNNNNNNNNNNNNNNNNNNNNNNNNNNNNNNNNNNNNNNNNNNNNNNNNNNNNNNNNNNNNNNNNNNNNNNNNNNNNNNNNNNNNNNNNNNNNNNNNNNNNNNTTGGACTAACGCTCATATTCCACATAGTCCACTTGTCTATCATCAAGAGGAGGCGGTATTACTTCAGTGCGCCGCCTAGCTGAGGGGGCATAAGGAAGCGCATTGTAGGGATGGGGGACAACGTAAGTCGTCCGAGGTGGACGGGGTTGTTGTTGTCGCGACAGCACTGCTAATAATCCCACAACTACAACACCACCACTAATCGTTACCGCCATACCACCCAATCCCCAAACCAAGCCGGAAATAATCGAATTATCTTGCTCAGACTGCTGCACAGGAGTTACAGGGGGCGCTGCTTCAATCCGAGGGGGTATGAAACTATTGGGATTATTGGGATTAGTTTGTCCCATAAGATTGTCAATCAACGCTTGCTGATTTTGCATTTGAGCTTTTAGCTGTTCCGTTTCGGCGCGTTGCTGTTCCAGCATGCCTTTCAAGCGTTCTACTGTAACCTGTTGCTGTTCAAAATCATTACCTGCAAAACCCGGTGTTGTCTGAACTGGCATTTGCGGGTTCTGCCCATAAGCCGGATTATAGGGATTATAAGAATTGCTCTGTGGAAGTTGAGCGGTTTGAGAGGGAGGGGCATTGGTAATGCCAAGACTGTCTCCGCCTTTCATCATAAACAGAACCGCTACCCCCGCAAAGGCAGCCCCTGTTAGGAATGCCATACCATCACTCATCGCTCTTACCTCACATTTAAAACTGAACTACCACTCATTGTCACTGATACAGGCTGACTGCCGTTGGTGAAACTTGACTCCTTATGAGTTTATACATCATTGAGTCTATTGGGGGGGTTCTCTGGCTGTTCTCCGTTTTCTAATTGAAAACGAGAAAGGCTCAATTGTCCATCCCCAAGGATTTTAAAACGTTTCTAGGCAGTATCACCAGGGTTATAAGAATTTCTATAGTTCCTGATATTGGTATCAACTTAAACCCAAATGCTCGGAATTGACAGACAGGTTTCGCCCTCACCCCTATCCCCTCTGCCAAGCCTGGGAGGAGGGATAGAATTTTTCCAGGTGGGTATTTTAAGCTACCTTAGGTCTAGAATTCAAGGTAAATCTACTCTACTATAGCCGCACAATCCAGATTGTGCTTCGATTCTAGACCATCTCGCTCTCCTGCGATCGCGCTTTCCCTATCACTTCATCGAAAGCTAGGGTAGGTAAGGGATAGGGAAAAATTTTTCGAGATGAGCGATCGCGGATACCTTAGCAGTTTTCTCAACCTGTGACAACTTGATCCCCTGAGCAGCGATTCATAATAATCACTAATCTAAAGCAGACGATGTTCCCCTGTCTGTGGGAGAATAGAACAGGACTGACGCTTGCTTCATGCTTTATTGGATCAATAGCGACTATTAGCCTTCTTGCGGGTATGGGTTGTGCGTCAGGTATCAAAACAGCCGACTTAAAAAGCCACATCTACTGCTGCTCACTACACAATTAATTTATGTCCACAGCCCCTAAAATTATCTCAGAAAATCGATGCTTCGGTGGTACAGTTGGCTTTTACTCCCATCACTCTCAAACCTGCAACAGTAAAATGCGGTTTGCTGTCTACCAACCGCCTAAAGCCAAATCTGAACGAGTCCCCGTTCTCTATTTCCTTTCTGGCTTAACCTGTACTGAAGAAAATTTTATGGCAAAAGCTGGGGCGCAGAAGTTTGCGGCGAAGTACGGATTAATGCTGGTGGCACCAGATACCAGTCCCCGTGATACGGGAATTCCTGGAGAAAATGACGACTGGGATTTCGGTACAGGCGCGGGTTTTTACGTCGATGCGACAGTAGAACCCTGGTCAGAACATTATCAAATGTATAGCTATGTCGTTGAGGAATTGCCAGCAATTATTGCCCAACATTTCCCGGCTCAAATTGATCATCAGGGGATTTTTGGTCATTCCATGGGGGGTCATGGGGCGCTGATTTGTGCTTTAAGAAACCCTGAGCAATATACATCTGTTTCTGCGTTAGCTCCCATTGCTGCACCAACACAATGTCCTTGGGGAAAAAAGGCATTTACAAATTATTTGGGTGAGGATGAAGAAAATTGGGACATCTATGATGCTAGCGAATTAGTGTTAACTGTGGGATATAAGCGCCCAATTCTTATTGATCAAGGGACAGCCGATCCTTTTTTGGAAAAGCAGCAATTGCTTCCGGGTATCTTTGCTCAAGCTTGTGAAAAAGCCGGAGTTCCTTTAACATTACGCTTCCAGGAAGGGTATAATCACAGCTATTATTTCATTTCCTCGTTTGTGGAAGACCACATTCGTCATCATGCAGCGGCGTTGAAGCTATAACCATCCTATTTAGGGCTGGCTGAATAAGTGCTAAGTTAGAATAACTAATTTCTCAAAAGGGCTGATAATCCAGGGAAAAGTGGAAACCCGATTCTTGCAGTGAATCCCCCCGTTGATTGACTTTAATTAAGGGGATGCCATAGTCTAAACGCAAATCTAAATCGGAATTTATGCGCCAATTTAATCCTAATCCTAAACTGGCAAGGGTGTTGGCATGGGGGTCATCATCTTGATTATTCCAAGCTGTACCGATATCGAAAAAAGGCACCAGTTGTAATTGATTGGGGTTTGAGGTTAGGGGAATCCGGACTTCTAGTGACCCCCAAATGCCATTATCAGTAACCAATTGATTTTGAGTATACCCTCGAATGCTATCTCCACCGCCCATACCGAATCGTTCTAGGGAGAGTAAAGCATCTGGAGTGAGTTGAGTATTGATTTCTGCCAGGAGTACGGTTCTGGGTGATAATCGCTGCACCCATTGAAATTGTCCTAACCAAGAAAAGAATCGCCCATCGGTTCCTGTATTATTAATTGTGGCATCAAAGGCATCTAGTCCGAGACTAAATTGAGAGCGAGCTGCTAAGATGCGGTTAGGTGTGCGATCGCTCCATTCTTGAAAGATGCGAAGTACGGTAACTTGGGATTCGCCATCCTCTGGTCCTTGGGAGAAGGAAAAGGGGATATCATCAAGTAAGAAGGTTTGGCTACGACGCCAATCCACACTGACACCCAGGGCAAATTCAGTTGTAGGCGATCGCGCGATGGGTTGACGGAAATTTACCGATAGGGTGCGGGATTCGCTGTTGATGCCTAATTCTTCAAAGCCGGCTTCCAGAATCCGACTGTCACTATTGCTGTAGCTGAAGCTGATTGTACCATCACGGGCATTGATGG comes from the Coleofasciculus chthonoplastes PCC 7420 genome and includes:
- the fghA gene encoding S-formylglutathione hydrolase, translated to MSTAPKIISENRCFGGTVGFYSHHSQTCNSKMRFAVYQPPKAKSERVPVLYFLSGLTCTEENFMAKAGAQKFAAKYGLMLVAPDTSPRDTGIPGENDDWDFGTGAGFYVDATVEPWSEHYQMYSYVVEELPAIIAQHFPAQIDHQGIFGHSMGGHGALICALRNPEQYTSVSALAPIAAPTQCPWGKKAFTNYLGEDEENWDIYDASELVLTVGYKRPILIDQGTADPFLEKQQLLPGIFAQACEKAGVPLTLRFQEGYNHSYYFISSFVEDHIRHHAAALKL
- the ftsH gene encoding ATP-dependent zinc metalloprotease FtsH → MLQATQDPLQATQDLLETPEPPLDTEVEPDLDTPDNPLNSPSDDPLNPTDELLNQDEQQGQIYATLRVYDPDLVNTLQEQEIEFFAAPPPKNGWLLSLLSWVVPPLILVAAFQFFLRRNDRDAEGALSFSKSKAKVYVEGESAKITFANVAGAEEAKTELVEIVEFLQNPDRFTAIGARIPKGVLLVGPPGTGKTLLAKAVAGEAEVPFFSISASEFVELFVGTGAARVRDLFDQAKKKAPCIIFIDELDAIGKSRSSGNFHSGGNDEREQTLNQLLTEMDGFAAGDATVIVLAATNRPESLDRALLRPGRFDRQVLVDRPDLAGRKEILSIYAQKVKLGEDVDLHAIATRTPGFAGADLANLVNEAALLAARKRQDTIAQADFAEAIERVVAGLEKKSRVLSDVEKKIVAYHEVGHALVGALMPGSGKVAKISIVPRGMSALGYTLQLPTEDRFLMNEAELRGDIATLLGGRAAEEIVFGNITTGAANDLQRATELAERMVTTYGMSKVLGPLAYNQAQGNSFLGNSGGNIRRSMSDETAKAIDVEVREIVENSHQKALAILNHNRDLLEEIAQQILATEVIEGENLQNLLQQVRPADNFVALENNRVAS